In a single window of the Populus alba chromosome 16, ASM523922v2, whole genome shotgun sequence genome:
- the LOC118037466 gene encoding E3 ubiquitin-protein ligase AIRP2 isoform X2 gives MRLSYSPAANFFLFLVQWTDCHLAGALGLLRILIYKAYEDGKTTMSIYERKASIREFYGVIFPSLLQLERGITDVEDRKQREICAKYKKKDEMDKGKLSEIDLEREEECGICMEINSRVVLPNCNHAMCMKCYRDWRTRSQSCPFCRDSLKRVNSGDLWIYTSNNEIIDLSSITRQNLKRLFMYIDKLPLIVPEPMFVSYDPRYR, from the exons ATGAGATTATCCTACAGCCCTGCTgccaacttctttctttttcttgtccAGTGGACTGATTGTCACCTAGCTGGTGCCTTGGGATTGCTTAGAATTCTTATATACAAG GCTTATGAGGATGGAAAGACAACCATGTCTATTTATGAAAGAAAGGCTAGCATAAGAGAGTTTTATG GGGTGATATTTCCTTCTTTATTGCAACTTGAAAGAGGAATCACTGATGTAGAAGACAGAAAGCAAAGGGAAATTTGTGCAAAGTACAAAAAGAAAGACGAAATGGACAAAGGAAAGCTCTCTGAAATTGatttagagagagaggaagaatgTGGTATTTGCATGGAGATTAATAGCAGAGTTGTATTGCCCAACTGCAATCATGCAATGTGTATGAAGTGCTATCGAGATTG GCGTACGCGCTCTCAATCATGTCCTTTCTGTCGAGACAGTCTCAAGAGAGTCAACTCAGGTGACCTTTGGATCTACACCAGCAACAATGAGATCATTGACTTGTCTTCAATCACTAGACAGAATTTGAAAAGACTGTTCATGTACATTGATAAGTTGCCACTCATTGTTCCTGAACCAATGTTTGTTTCTTACGACCCTCGTTACCGGTGA
- the LOC118037466 gene encoding E3 ubiquitin-protein ligase AIRP2 isoform X1: MRKSFKDSLKALEADIHFANTLASDYPREYDGACLQMRLSYSPAANFFLFLVQWTDCHLAGALGLLRILIYKAYEDGKTTMSIYERKASIREFYGVIFPSLLQLERGITDVEDRKQREICAKYKKKDEMDKGKLSEIDLEREEECGICMEINSRVVLPNCNHAMCMKCYRDWRTRSQSCPFCRDSLKRVNSGDLWIYTSNNEIIDLSSITRQNLKRLFMYIDKLPLIVPEPMFVSYDPRYR, from the exons atgAGGAAATCGTTTAAGGATTCTCTTAAAGCTCTTGAAGCTGATATTCACTTTGCCAATACTCT GGCTTCTGATTATCCTAGGGAATATGATGGTGCCTGCCTTCAAATGAGATTATCCTACAGCCCTGCTgccaacttctttctttttcttgtccAGTGGACTGATTGTCACCTAGCTGGTGCCTTGGGATTGCTTAGAATTCTTATATACAAG GCTTATGAGGATGGAAAGACAACCATGTCTATTTATGAAAGAAAGGCTAGCATAAGAGAGTTTTATG GGGTGATATTTCCTTCTTTATTGCAACTTGAAAGAGGAATCACTGATGTAGAAGACAGAAAGCAAAGGGAAATTTGTGCAAAGTACAAAAAGAAAGACGAAATGGACAAAGGAAAGCTCTCTGAAATTGatttagagagagaggaagaatgTGGTATTTGCATGGAGATTAATAGCAGAGTTGTATTGCCCAACTGCAATCATGCAATGTGTATGAAGTGCTATCGAGATTG GCGTACGCGCTCTCAATCATGTCCTTTCTGTCGAGACAGTCTCAAGAGAGTCAACTCAGGTGACCTTTGGATCTACACCAGCAACAATGAGATCATTGACTTGTCTTCAATCACTAGACAGAATTTGAAAAGACTGTTCATGTACATTGATAAGTTGCCACTCATTGTTCCTGAACCAATGTTTGTTTCTTACGACCCTCGTTACCGGTGA
- the LOC118037463 gene encoding protein yippee-like At3g08990 isoform X1 has product MGRLFLVDLEGSSYSCKHCRTPLALKDDIISKYFCSRNRRAYLFYNVENVTYGPREDRMMITGKHTVADIFCVVCGSILGWKYIHAYVKAHKYKEGWFVIERCKVLNPAGTPYEANQEAQVGQQAPNGQETWMAQEAQAGGGIDVDNA; this is encoded by the exons atgggGAGGCTATTTCTGGTGGATCTTGAAGGAAGCTCTTATAGCTGCAAGCACTGCCGCACTCCTCTTGCTCTCAAAGACGACATCATCTCTAag TATTTCTGCTCCAGGAATAGAAGGGCATATCTTTTCTATAACGT TGAGAATGTCACCTATGGACCGAGAGAAGATCGAATGATGATAACTGGAAAGCACACTGTGGCTGACATATTCTGTGTTGTTTGTGGCTCAATTCTGGGGTGGAAATAT ATACATGCATATGTGAAGGCTCACAAGTACAAGGAAGGTTGGTTTGTCATTGAAAG GTGTAAGGTGTTGAATCCTGCCGGAACCCCCTATGAGGCCAATCAAGAAGCTCAGGTTGGTCAACAAGCTCCGAATGGTCAAGAAACTTGGATGGCCCAAGAAGCTCAGGCTGGTGGAGGAATTGATGTTGATAATGCTTGA
- the LOC118037465 gene encoding chlorophyll a-b binding protein CP29.1, chloroplastic: MAATTAAAATSSFIGTRLPDVYSNAGRIQARFGFGKKAPKKSIKTTPDRPLWYPGAKAPEYLDGSLVGDYGFDPFGLGRPAEYLQFELDSLDQNLAKNLAGDIIGTRTEVADVKSTPFQPYSEVFGLQRFRECELIHGRWAMLATLGALSVEWLTGVTWQDAGKVELVEGSSYLGQPLPFSITTLIWIEVLVIGYIEFQRNAELDPEKRLYPGGNFFDPLGLAADPEKKATLQLAEIKHARLAMVAFLGFAVQAWVTGKGPLNNWATHLSDPLHTTIIDTLSS, from the exons ATGGCTGCCACCACAGCTGCTGCCGCTACATCCTCCTTCATTGGAACACGTCTGCCCGACGTCTATTCAAACGCGGGTAGGATCCAAGCCAGGTTCGGATTTGGCAAGAAAGCACCCAAGAAATCTATTAAGACCACACCAGACCGCCCACTTTGGTATCCAGGAGCCAAGGCACCTGAGTACCTAGATGGCAGTTTGGTTGGTGATTACGGGTTTGACCCGTTTGGGTTGGGCAGACCAGCTGAGTACTTGCAGTTCGAGCTTGACTCTTTGGATCAAAACTTGGCTAAGAATCTGGCTGGAGATATTATTGGGACCCGTACTGAGGTTGCTGATGTGAAGTCAACTCCGTTCCAGCCTTACAGTGAGGTTTTCGGGTTGCAAAGGTTCAGGGAGTGTGAGCTCATTCATGGAAGGTGGGCTATGTTGGCTACTCTCGGTGCTCTCTCAGTCGAGTGGCTCACTGGAGTTACCTGGCAAGATGCTGGAAAG GTGGAATTAGTTGAAGGATCGTCGTACCTTGGTCAGCCACTACCATTTTCCATTACGACATTGATCTGGATTGAGGTTTTGGTGATTGGATACATTGAATTCCAAAGGAACGCAGAGCTTGACCCCGAGAAAAGGCTCTACCCAGGAGGCAATTTCTTTGATCCTCTTGGCTTAGCTGCTGACCCAGAAAAGAAGGCTACCCTTCAATTGGCAGAGATCAAGCACGCTCGCCTCGCCATGGTTGCCTTCCTTGGCTTTGCAGTTCAAGCTTGGGTTACAGGAAAAGGCCCCCTCAACAACTGGGCTACTCACTTGAGTGATCCTCTCCACACGACCATTATTGACACCTTATCCTCTTAA
- the LOC118037463 gene encoding protein yippee-like At3g11230 isoform X2: MGRLFLVDLEGSSYSCKHCRTPLALKDDIISKYFCSRNRRAYLFYNVENVTYGPREDRMMITGKHTVADIFCVVCGSILGWKYIHAYVKAHKYKEGVRC; this comes from the exons atgggGAGGCTATTTCTGGTGGATCTTGAAGGAAGCTCTTATAGCTGCAAGCACTGCCGCACTCCTCTTGCTCTCAAAGACGACATCATCTCTAag TATTTCTGCTCCAGGAATAGAAGGGCATATCTTTTCTATAACGT TGAGAATGTCACCTATGGACCGAGAGAAGATCGAATGATGATAACTGGAAAGCACACTGTGGCTGACATATTCTGTGTTGTTTGTGGCTCAATTCTGGGGTGGAAATAT ATACATGCATATGTGAAGGCTCACAAGTACAAGGAAG GTGTAAGGTGTTGA
- the LOC118037462 gene encoding uncharacterized protein: MGSGSLLWNLTKKYLTVGVIGLTITDRYASIVPVRGGSMSPTFNPRTNTVLGSLDDRVLIEKFCLAKYKFSHGDVVVFRSPSDHKQKLIKRIIGLPGDWMGTPQNDVVKIPEGHCWVEGDNPASSMDSRSFGPIPLGLVQGRATTIVWPPQRICQVERRILQDRFSPSA; this comes from the exons ATGGGAAGTGGGAGTTTATTGTGGAATTTGACAAAGAAATATTTAACAGTCGGGGTCATAGGGCTAACCATTACAGACCGATATGCTAGTATTGTTCCGGTACGAGGTGGCTCTATGTCTCCTACGTTTAATCCTAGGACCAATACAGTTTTGGGGTCATTAG ATGACCGTGTTTTGATCGAGAAGTTTTGCCTTGCAAAGTACAAATTTTCCCATGGCGACGTGGTAGTTTTTCG CTCCCCAAGTGATCACAAGCAGAAACTCATTAAGAGAATTATTGGCCTACCTGGTGACTGGATGGGGACTCCTCAAAATGATGTGGTCAAGATTCCAGAAGGACACTGTTGGGTTGAGGGAGACAATCCAGCATCTAGCATGGATTCAAGAAGTTTTGGCCCG ATTCCTTTGGGTTTAGTTCAGGGAAGGGCTACGACCATTGTATGGCCTCCTCAAAGAATATGCCAGGTTGAGAGAAGAATCCTTCAAGACAGATTTTCCCCCTCCGCATGA